The following coding sequences lie in one Acropora palmata chromosome 3, jaAcrPala1.3, whole genome shotgun sequence genomic window:
- the LOC141877634 gene encoding uncharacterized protein LOC141877634 yields the protein MKRMTLDIIPAEVTADLSLVQGRIEEGMKRRFNQSTIAPELPIQTDQDLSGDSMFNYHLHKMTFGLLIMGFENAVKEGDEQCLFETSSIPNMLMKLCTTS from the exons ATGAAAAGGATGACATTGGACATTATACCTGCAGAAGTAACTGCGGACTTGTCTTTAGTACAAGGCCGTATAGAAGAAG GCATGAAAAGGAGATTCAATCAGAGTACAATTGCCCCAGAGTTACCCATTCAAACAGATCAGGATCTAAGTGGTGATTCCATGTTCAACTATCACCTGCACAAAATGACATTTGGACTGCTCATTATGGGATTTGAAAATGCTGTAAAAGAAGGGGATGAACAGTGCCTTTTTGAGACTTCCAGCATCCCAAATATGCTTATGAAACTCTGCACTACTTCATAA
- the LOC141875842 gene encoding uncharacterized protein LOC141875842, with protein sequence MRNPKILLAIAAFLTVAGLICVITGITLLSRSKSCDKKSFTKRCSPSDEAKRSGFDSFLQKVQDSYFDLHPNKIAYKPKVKPSDIRQKYRSYDPSPANIKRITDEAWRLLDEAKKLDLEVHKLKPREKKALAQVKHYLQHVFGTPYDVNYYAGDFLMGPNLWCWQPLCHVPYEIQSSLPHFKPNTTKDMETLKEKMIEVEKTFNQYIKNMKYGVAVGMVRSKEQCKAGINGLTSYFRKISAKGASGIFEESFVKFILDSKFIAALVNDSKESILWEKKYGKSVNESLREFVLEYIGKPIDDLFTYLRGVHMQHCVSSNVSSGLYSLPLEFVYVNNTADTSRPTNKSLPTGQLLDGKKSYEQIVTYFTTNSMTPNQINIMGYKMLAELYPQVLEVARLVTKESDNDTAKINFIQRMNHSDMYFTKEEIPRNESDEKAHVLCGDVESAKKYCPTRWRALENWFAEARMVFSLLDPKTIKMFHFNGPKQTTPSCPIGLAPDFNPSAAPNYNDGGKDCKKSAKYNIPFFVERPGPKYEEWSTNAHEGRPGHHTQVQGLLEHFIDKCGGVIKWLDAETYYTAFTEGWALYAENPLIGEDTDTYKNEPWQKYGMLKWQVWRALRLIVDSGLHSKGYSREKSLKFFSDYAWDESATASNEVTRYQSVPGQSTAYMIGQQQIEDLRNKAKKELGSKFDLRDFHYHLLSQGSSPLSHLEQSINAYVNCVKNEKDPGCHDILNPIEVKDKGTEDTEKNDIYRPRRQHYF encoded by the exons ATGCGTAATCCGAAAATTCTCCTTGCAATAGCAGCATTTTTGACTGTCGCTGGGCTCATTTGTGTCATTACTGGCATTACTCTACTATCACGTTCAAAGTCATGCGACAAAAAGTCCTTTACTAAACGATGCTCTCCTTCTGATGAAGCCAAACGAAGTGGCTTTGATTCCTTCTTGCAAAAGGTTCAAGACAGTTATTTTGATCTTCACCCAAATAAGATCGCGTATAAGCCAAAAGTAAAACCGTCTGATATACGACAAAAATATCGATCATATGACCCATCACCAGCTAATATCAAACGAATCACAGATGAGGCTTGGCGACTTCTGGATGAAGCTAAGAAATTAGATTTGGAAGTTCATAAGCTGAAACCTCGCGAAAAGAAGGCCTTAGCCCAAGTCAAGCATTACCTACAGCACGTGTTTGGTACACCATATGACGTCAATTACTACGCAGGAGATTTCCTGATGGGACCTAATCTTTGGTGTTGGCAACCATTGTGTCACGTACCGTACGAGATCCAATCCTCCTTACCCCACTTCAAACCAAACACGACAAAGGATATGGAAACTCTTAAAGAGAAAATGATAGAGGTGGAGAAGACCTTCAATCAGTACATAAAAAACATGAAGTATGGAGTGGCAGTGGGAATGGTCCGTTCCAAAGAACAGTGCAAAGCTGGAATAAACGGGTTAACATCATATTTCCGTAAGATATCCGCCAAAGGTGCTTCGG GAATTTTTGAAGAATCATTTGTTAAATTCATTCTCGACTCAAAATTTATAGCAGCACTTGTCAATGATAGCAAAGAAAGCATTTTGTGGGAGAAAAAATACGGCAAATCAGTAAACGAGTCTTTGAGAGAGTTTGTCTTGGAGTATATAGGGAAGCCTATAGATGACCTATTCAC GTATCTCAGAGGGGTTCACATGCAGCACTGCGTGTCTAGTAATGTGTCCAGCGGTCTATACTCACTTCCACTCGAATTTGTTTATGTCAACAACACCGCTGACACTTCAAGACCAACAAACAAGTCTCTGCCCACGGGGCAACTCCTTGACGGAAAGAAATCGTATGAACAGATTGTGACATATTTTACGACGAATAGCATGACAccaaatcaaataaatattatgggatacaaGATGTTAGCAGAACTTTATCCGCAG GTTTTAGAGGTAGCAAGGCTGGTGACAAAAGAATCAGACAACGACACGGCCAAGATCAATTTTATCCAAAGAATGAATCATTCGGACATGTACTTTACTAAGGAAGAGATTCCTCGGAATGAATCAGACGAAAAGGCGCATGTATTGTGCGGTGATGTGGAAAGTGCGAAGAAGTATTGTCCTACAAGATGGCGAGCGTTGGAAAACTGGTTTGCGGAGGCTCGAATG GTTTTCAGTTTACTCGACCCCAAGACcatcaaaatgtttcatttcaacGGCCCCAAACAGACCACGCCCAGTTGCCCCATTGGTTTGGCACCTGACTTCAATCCTTCTGCAGCTCCAAACTACAACGATGGGGGCAAAGACTGTAAAAAAAGTGCGAAATATAACATACCTTTTTTTGTTGAGAGACCTGGACCCAAGTATGAAGAGTGGAGTACAAATGCACATGAAGGGAGGCCTGGTCACCACACGCAA GTTCAAGGTTTGCTGGAGCACTTCATTGATAAATGTGGTGGGGTTATCAAATGGCTGGATGCAGAAACCTACTACACTGCCTTTACTGAAGGCTGGGCTCTATACGCTGAGAATCCGCTGATTGGTGAAGATACAGACACATACAAGAATGAACCCTGGCAAAAGTACGGAATGCTTAAATGGCAG GTTTGGCGGGCCTTGCGTTTGATTGTGGACTCCGGCCTGCATTCCAAGGGGTATTCCCGCGAAAAATcactgaaatttttctctgactATGCCTGGGACGAGAGCGCCACTGCGTCAAATGAAGTCACTCGTTACCAGAGCGTTCCCGGTCAATCAACCGCTTACATGATTGGTCAGCAGCAAATCGAGGATCTtagaaacaaagcaaagaaggAGTTGGGAAGTAAATTCGACCTCCGTGACTTTCATTACCACCTCCTATCTCAAGGCTCTTCGCCGTTGAGCCATTTAGAGCAGAGCATCAATGCCTACGTCAACTGTGTAAAGAACGAAAAGGATCCTGGGTGCCACGATATTCTTAATCCGATTGAGGTGAAAGACAAAGGCACCGAAgatactgaaaaaaatgacatttatCGACCCAGGAGACAGCATTATTtctaa